One Eleginops maclovinus isolate JMC-PN-2008 ecotype Puerto Natales chromosome 22, JC_Emac_rtc_rv5, whole genome shotgun sequence DNA segment encodes these proteins:
- the LOC134859084 gene encoding dual specificity protein phosphatase 2-like isoform X2, whose protein sequence is MGVVVSRVNTSCRSASREPVNTSQMVSCICDRAVNGTDSDLSSIIPIQNKVCRPEEVLVPALPVTAFVEKGYITPQQVYNLLSAEEGQPALYDPYYILILDCRSTERYEDSHVVTARAAVTVIHPVLGCLISCVELQKYSIILLYAEEGCSPVGSVKARTDSPELQRCFFQLSHLGMDPVILLGGFSSFYSLYPFLCTQRMVLLEPERHTLTIYPSEILEEALYQGSASQASDYRIIKNLHITHVVNATANCPDAFPNTLCYLRLCLSDDAQQDLVKALPLASRFISSALMAEPAGRVLVHCSMGRSRSSALTLAFLMEHRRWSLIHALRWLKERRACTAPNVNFLRQLLTYEELLFGSRLTSLNDICR, encoded by the exons ATGGGCGTAGTAGTGTCCAG AGTGAATACCAGTTGTAGATCGGCCTCCAGGGAGCCTGTCAACACATCCCAAATGGTGAGCTGCATCTGTGACAGAGCGGTCAATGGTACTGACAGCGACCTCTCCTCCATCATACCTATTCAGAACAAAG TGTGCAGACCGGAGGAGGTGCTGGTTCCCGCTCTTCCAGTGACAGCTTTTGTAGAGAAAGGCTACATCACCCCGCAGCAAGTGTACAACCTGCTGAGTGCAGAGGAAGGCCAGCCAGCTTTGTATGATCCTTACTATATTCTCATCCTGGACTGTCGCAGCACAGAAAG GTACGAAGACAGCCACGTGGTGACAGCACGGGCCGCTGTGACGGTGATCCACCCTGTGCTGGGGTGTCTCATCAGCTGTGTTGAGCTGCAGAAGTATTCTATAATCCTGTTGTATGCAGAGGAGGGATGTAGCCCAG TGGGCAGTGTGAAGGCCAGGACAGACTCACCAGAACTCCAGCGATGTTTCTTCCAGCTCAGTCATTTGGGGATGGACCCTGTTATCTTGCTAGGGGGATTCTCATCCTTTTATTCCCTTTACCCTTTTCTGTGCACACAACGTATGGTCCTGCTGGAACCTGAGCGGCACACACTTACCATCTACCCCTCAGAGATCCTTGAAGAAGCTCTCTACCAGGGCTCTGCCTCCCAGGCCTCTGACTACCGCATCATCAAGAATCTACACATCACGCATGTAGTCAATGCCACTGCCAACTGCCCTGATGCTTTCCCCAACACGCTGTGCTACCTGAGGCTGTGTCTGAGCGATGACGCCCAGCAGGACCTGGTGAAGGCACTGCCACTGGCCTCCAGGTTCATCAGCTCAGCCCTGATGGCTGAACCTGCCGGCCGCGTTCTTGTCCACTGTAGCATGGGCAGGAGTCGGAGCTCTGCACTTACGTTGGCTTTTCTCATGGAGCATCGCCGCTGGTCACTGATACATGCCCTCCGCTGGTTGAAGGAGAGGAGGGCTTGCACGGCCCCAAACGTGAACTTCCTGCGTCAGCTGCTGACCTATGAGGAGCTGCTTTTTGGGAGCAGACTCACCTCCCTCAACGACATCTGCAGATGA
- the LOC134859084 gene encoding dual specificity protein phosphatase 2-like isoform X1: MGVVVSRVNTSCRSASREPVNTSQMVSCICDRAVNGTDSDLSSIIPIQNKVVCRPEEVLVPALPVTAFVEKGYITPQQVYNLLSAEEGQPALYDPYYILILDCRSTERYEDSHVVTARAAVTVIHPVLGCLISCVELQKYSIILLYAEEGCSPVGSVKARTDSPELQRCFFQLSHLGMDPVILLGGFSSFYSLYPFLCTQRMVLLEPERHTLTIYPSEILEEALYQGSASQASDYRIIKNLHITHVVNATANCPDAFPNTLCYLRLCLSDDAQQDLVKALPLASRFISSALMAEPAGRVLVHCSMGRSRSSALTLAFLMEHRRWSLIHALRWLKERRACTAPNVNFLRQLLTYEELLFGSRLTSLNDICR, from the exons ATGGGCGTAGTAGTGTCCAG AGTGAATACCAGTTGTAGATCGGCCTCCAGGGAGCCTGTCAACACATCCCAAATGGTGAGCTGCATCTGTGACAGAGCGGTCAATGGTACTGACAGCGACCTCTCCTCCATCATACCTATTCAGAACAAAG TAGTGTGCAGACCGGAGGAGGTGCTGGTTCCCGCTCTTCCAGTGACAGCTTTTGTAGAGAAAGGCTACATCACCCCGCAGCAAGTGTACAACCTGCTGAGTGCAGAGGAAGGCCAGCCAGCTTTGTATGATCCTTACTATATTCTCATCCTGGACTGTCGCAGCACAGAAAG GTACGAAGACAGCCACGTGGTGACAGCACGGGCCGCTGTGACGGTGATCCACCCTGTGCTGGGGTGTCTCATCAGCTGTGTTGAGCTGCAGAAGTATTCTATAATCCTGTTGTATGCAGAGGAGGGATGTAGCCCAG TGGGCAGTGTGAAGGCCAGGACAGACTCACCAGAACTCCAGCGATGTTTCTTCCAGCTCAGTCATTTGGGGATGGACCCTGTTATCTTGCTAGGGGGATTCTCATCCTTTTATTCCCTTTACCCTTTTCTGTGCACACAACGTATGGTCCTGCTGGAACCTGAGCGGCACACACTTACCATCTACCCCTCAGAGATCCTTGAAGAAGCTCTCTACCAGGGCTCTGCCTCCCAGGCCTCTGACTACCGCATCATCAAGAATCTACACATCACGCATGTAGTCAATGCCACTGCCAACTGCCCTGATGCTTTCCCCAACACGCTGTGCTACCTGAGGCTGTGTCTGAGCGATGACGCCCAGCAGGACCTGGTGAAGGCACTGCCACTGGCCTCCAGGTTCATCAGCTCAGCCCTGATGGCTGAACCTGCCGGCCGCGTTCTTGTCCACTGTAGCATGGGCAGGAGTCGGAGCTCTGCACTTACGTTGGCTTTTCTCATGGAGCATCGCCGCTGGTCACTGATACATGCCCTCCGCTGGTTGAAGGAGAGGAGGGCTTGCACGGCCCCAAACGTGAACTTCCTGCGTCAGCTGCTGACCTATGAGGAGCTGCTTTTTGGGAGCAGACTCACCTCCCTCAACGACATCTGCAGATGA